In Gulosibacter molinativorax, a single window of DNA contains:
- the proB gene encoding glutamate 5-kinase, which yields MTPTISSREQLPLAQRIVVKIGSSSLTRPDGRLNIPALRKLVDVLAEEALKGKQIVLVSSGSIAAGFMPLGFENRPSDVASAQAAAAVGQSALMATYTDAFAAYDIQVGQILMTAGDTVRRSRYRHAVQVFERLLDLGAVPIVNENDALATSELRFGDNDRLAALVAQLVGADALVLLTDVDGLYDAPPKQPGAKRIPTVNDMAEVAEVEVTGRGTSFGTGGMITKLQSAEMATVTGIPVVLTRAQDVAQALQGEDVGTWFTATSERRARRKVWLEHAAQMTGRLVVDPGAVRALRDRGASLLAAGIREVRGDFAAGDPVEIVGEDGELVAHGLIGYDSVELPQMLGRSTQDMVEELGDDYGRAIVHRDDLILVRNTVTDVVTGGGLPIAD from the coding sequence ATGACGCCCACCATCTCCTCTCGAGAACAGCTTCCGCTGGCGCAGCGAATCGTCGTGAAAATCGGCTCTTCATCGCTGACCCGACCGGATGGGCGACTCAATATCCCGGCGCTTCGAAAGCTCGTGGATGTGCTGGCCGAGGAGGCACTTAAGGGCAAGCAAATCGTCTTGGTTTCGTCCGGCTCGATCGCGGCCGGCTTCATGCCGCTCGGCTTCGAGAATCGGCCGAGTGATGTCGCCTCCGCTCAGGCGGCTGCCGCTGTAGGCCAGTCAGCACTCATGGCTACCTATACCGACGCGTTCGCCGCGTACGACATCCAGGTTGGGCAGATCCTCATGACCGCGGGCGACACGGTGCGCCGCTCGCGGTATCGCCACGCGGTGCAGGTCTTCGAGCGCCTCCTCGACCTTGGCGCGGTGCCGATCGTGAACGAGAACGATGCCCTCGCGACGAGCGAACTCCGGTTTGGCGACAACGACCGACTCGCGGCGCTCGTCGCGCAGCTCGTCGGTGCGGATGCGCTCGTGCTGCTGACCGACGTCGATGGTCTCTACGACGCGCCGCCGAAGCAGCCGGGTGCGAAGCGCATCCCGACTGTGAACGACATGGCCGAGGTCGCCGAGGTTGAAGTGACCGGGCGTGGCACCTCGTTCGGCACCGGCGGTATGATCACGAAGCTGCAGTCGGCCGAGATGGCGACCGTCACGGGCATCCCGGTCGTGCTGACTCGCGCGCAGGACGTCGCCCAGGCTCTCCAGGGAGAAGATGTGGGCACCTGGTTCACGGCGACAAGCGAGCGCCGCGCGCGACGCAAGGTGTGGCTCGAGCACGCCGCGCAGATGACCGGTCGCCTGGTCGTCGACCCGGGCGCCGTGCGGGCTCTTCGCGACCGTGGGGCATCGCTCCTCGCCGCCGGCATCCGCGAGGTGCGTGGCGACTTCGCCGCTGGCGACCCCGTCGAGATCGTGGGGGAGGACGGCGAGCTCGTCGCCCACGGTCTGATCGGCTACGACTCGGTAGAACTGCCGCAGATGCTGGGACGGTCGACGCAGGACATGGTCGAGGAGCTCGGCGACGACTACGGTCGCGCGATCGTGCACCGCGACGACCTCATCCTCGTGCGCAACACGGTCACGGATGTGGTGACCGGCGGCGGCCTGCCGATTGCGGACTAG
- a CDS encoding LL-diaminopimelate aminotransferase, which translates to MINPHYGNIPPSYLFSEVAARVSAYQDAHPDERVLRLGIGDVTRPLAPAVVDALHDAVAEQASGESFRGYGPEQGYAFLRDAIVAGEYAPIGTAIAADEIFVGDGSKTDTAGVQELFAADATIAVSDPVYPVYVDSNALAGRLGEFVDGRWEQLTYLECTAENGYVPALPEAPVDLVYLCSPNNPTGTSLSRADLERWVAWARENNAIILFDVAYRAFVTDPTVPRSIYEIEGADEVAIEFGSFSKTAGFTGLRCSWTVVPKALTRDGASLHAMWSRRHATKFNGTPYIVQRGAEAVYSEAGREQVQADIDYYLRNAGLIRDALRGAGIDTVGGVDSPYVWFRCPAGLDSWAFFDVLLNEAQVVGTPGVGFGPAGEDHFRLSAFGTYEDTLEAVARISSLVPTLHSTTLIRSES; encoded by the coding sequence ATGATCAACCCGCACTACGGCAACATTCCCCCCTCGTACCTGTTTAGCGAGGTCGCCGCGCGCGTCAGCGCGTATCAGGATGCGCATCCCGACGAGCGAGTCCTGCGACTCGGCATCGGCGACGTGACGAGGCCCCTCGCGCCCGCGGTGGTGGATGCGCTGCACGATGCAGTGGCCGAGCAGGCGAGCGGTGAGTCGTTCCGCGGATACGGTCCAGAGCAGGGATACGCGTTCTTGCGCGACGCGATCGTTGCGGGGGAGTATGCGCCGATCGGCACGGCAATCGCCGCCGACGAGATCTTCGTGGGGGACGGGTCGAAGACCGACACCGCGGGTGTGCAAGAACTCTTCGCGGCGGATGCGACGATCGCGGTGAGCGATCCGGTCTACCCGGTTTATGTCGACTCCAACGCACTGGCGGGTCGCCTCGGCGAGTTCGTCGACGGCCGCTGGGAGCAGCTTACCTACCTCGAGTGCACGGCGGAGAACGGCTACGTGCCGGCGCTGCCGGAGGCTCCGGTGGATCTCGTCTACCTCTGCTCGCCGAACAACCCGACGGGTACGTCGCTGTCGCGCGCGGACCTCGAGCGCTGGGTCGCCTGGGCCCGCGAGAACAATGCGATCATCCTGTTCGATGTCGCCTATCGCGCCTTCGTCACCGACCCGACCGTGCCCCGCTCGATCTACGAGATCGAGGGCGCCGACGAGGTCGCGATCGAGTTCGGTTCCTTCTCGAAGACGGCTGGTTTCACCGGCCTGCGCTGCTCGTGGACCGTGGTGCCGAAGGCGCTGACGCGAGACGGCGCATCCCTGCACGCGATGTGGAGCCGCCGCCACGCGACGAAGTTCAACGGCACGCCCTACATCGTGCAGCGCGGGGCCGAGGCCGTGTACAGCGAGGCGGGCCGCGAGCAGGTCCAGGCCGATATCGACTACTACCTCCGAAACGCTGGCCTCATCCGGGATGCACTGCGTGGTGCGGGCATCGACACCGTCGGCGGCGTCGACTCGCCGTACGTCTGGTTCCGCTGCCCCGCGGGCCTCGACTCGTGGGCCTTCTTTGACGTCCTGTTGAACGAGGCCCAGGTCGTCGGCACGCCCGGCGTCGGGTTCGGACCGGCGGGGGAAGACCACTTCCGCCTCAGCGCGTTCGGTACCTACGAGGACACGCTCGAGGCCGTCGCCCGAATCTCGTCGCTCGTCCCGACGCTCCACTCCACCACCCTCATCCGATCCGAAAGCTAG
- a CDS encoding MFS transporter, translated as MGSAIWSALAGYKILPKIAGWPQMLLALFARIPAAMVPLGTMAAISASTGSIATGGLATGFVSLATAIFSPLIGQWVDRFGQRPVLSIIAPINAVALVGLFLAALTALGGPALFALCALVGATMIPIGSFTRARWSMIAEHPRDLSTAFSYESTVDELVFVLGPAFVGIAAAAAAPAAPLGVASAVVLLAVIPFALTSPKRVPAQVSVDGTAVGQDARPSILTTLTKVAPALIIMASIGTFFGTSQAAITQRATEFGNPDAAGLVYALMGVGSAAMALLAVAIPESVGLPVRVVIGGAGMAVFTFLTLVQDNLALTGVMLLVSGLFLGPTLVTAFSAAEKLAPRGGMSVAMTSLQAAMTVGVSIGSSIGGALAQSYGDPAAYWFATAIPLVVVLVGIALTRNRRATSA; from the coding sequence ATGGGTTCCGCCATTTGGAGCGCGTTGGCGGGATACAAGATCCTCCCAAAGATTGCCGGATGGCCGCAGATGCTGCTCGCGCTCTTTGCGCGCATCCCTGCGGCCATGGTGCCGCTCGGGACGATGGCGGCGATCTCGGCATCGACCGGATCGATTGCGACCGGTGGCCTCGCCACCGGGTTCGTCTCGCTCGCGACGGCGATCTTCTCGCCCCTGATCGGGCAATGGGTCGATCGCTTTGGCCAGCGACCCGTGCTCTCGATCATCGCGCCCATCAACGCAGTCGCGCTCGTGGGACTGTTCCTCGCGGCCCTCACCGCGCTAGGCGGTCCCGCGCTGTTCGCGCTGTGCGCGCTCGTGGGCGCCACGATGATCCCGATCGGCTCGTTCACGCGTGCACGCTGGAGCATGATCGCCGAGCATCCGCGCGACCTCTCGACCGCCTTCTCCTACGAGTCGACCGTCGACGAGCTCGTCTTCGTCCTCGGGCCCGCCTTCGTGGGAATTGCCGCTGCCGCAGCGGCGCCAGCCGCGCCGCTCGGCGTTGCCTCGGCGGTCGTGCTCCTCGCGGTAATCCCTTTCGCGCTGACCTCCCCCAAGCGCGTGCCCGCGCAGGTCTCGGTCGATGGCACGGCGGTCGGGCAGGATGCGCGCCCAAGCATCCTCACGACCCTCACCAAGGTCGCCCCGGCGCTCATCATCATGGCCTCGATCGGCACCTTTTTCGGGACGAGCCAGGCTGCGATTACCCAGCGCGCGACCGAGTTCGGCAACCCGGACGCCGCGGGCCTCGTCTACGCGCTCATGGGTGTCGGCTCGGCCGCGATGGCGCTGCTCGCCGTGGCGATTCCGGAGTCGGTCGGGCTGCCGGTTCGCGTGGTGATCGGCGGCGCGGGCATGGCGGTCTTCACGTTCCTCACGCTCGTCCAGGACAATCTCGCCTTGACCGGCGTGATGCTGCTCGTGAGCGGCCTCTTCCTCGGCCCCACGCTCGTGACGGCGTTCTCGGCCGCGGAGAAGCTCGCGCCGCGGGGCGGCATGTCGGTCGCGATGACCTCGCTGCAGGCCGCGATGACCGTTGGCGTGTCGATCGGATCGTCGATCGGCGGGGCCCTCGCACAGTCGTACGGGGACCCCGCCGCCTACTGGTTCGCGACCGCGATACCGCTCGTCGTCGTCCTGGTCGGAATCGCGCTTACGCGGAACCGACGAGCGACGAGCGCGTAG
- a CDS encoding cytochrome P450: MTTAGRPAPVADWVTIPELYADPFPIFERLRAEGGVHWVPAINRYLVTSYDAVHDTELDQETFSANEEGSLMIRAMGHSMLRKDDPEHYIERRAWQPVLRPGIVKRTWTPIFERNTERYLDEFIEKGPGADLVWDFASPLVAENLRAVIGLHNATPEDLQRWSTTMIAATGNYADDPVVWAKGEASYNEVDAALDEMIEWHREHPDDSLLSALLRLPDYQMSIESIRANVKMTIGGGLNEPRDAIGVAAWGLLQNPEQLELIRAGEATWDNAFDEAIRWVAPIGMYSRQTKRDVVLQGVHLPEGAKLGISLLAANRDENQWQDPARFDVTRSGEGTHLAFGKGVHVCLGAWVARAEVAGTALPRLFDRLPDLQLDPANPAEASGWVFRGMSKMPVLWTPEEPQHPAADGPARIAIVGSGPSGCYTAQALRRQLPDAEINVIDRLATPYGLVRHGVAADHQGTKDVASQFARLFEKDGVQFLGNIEIGDAKGDHSGDISLDSLRGAFDAVVLAGGLHADARLDVPGGDLAGVVGAGRITRLLNAHVHEDREIQSLGRSIALVGHGNVAMDVIRLATADAAALEGSDIDDEAREALFGETEVIHAIGRSLPALAKFDPVMLREIAELEGVAHVVHGVSEQSLADTGDVRSELILELIRRDQPAEPRVTVEWWFGYSPARVEGMDSVTGLEIAHCDGTCRERVVASSIVTAIGFRAAAGQELVSLSDEARETGRVEPGLYVAGWARRGPRGTIPSQRTDSRELAEVIVADLTNEADSSSARKPGRKALGHALAKATTYDGWLLIDAHEARQAKPGRVRGKITDERELRLIAGSALSLPRDRNASGSEVAQAGEQGEPITIAFGTESGNAELVAEELAGHLANRHDVRVVDFASLTPDELERDRLLMVVCSTYGDGELPTTVRPFHEQLETERPDLTDLTYAVFGLGDRSYHTTYSRGSEILDEALRTRGAQRVGEYGRHDAGGSDLAPALAMGWADALLATRSSLVGSA; encoded by the coding sequence ATGACTACTGCAGGCCGCCCCGCACCCGTCGCTGACTGGGTGACGATCCCCGAGCTTTACGCCGACCCGTTCCCGATCTTCGAGCGCCTGCGCGCCGAGGGCGGCGTGCACTGGGTCCCGGCGATTAACCGCTACCTCGTCACCTCCTACGATGCGGTGCACGACACCGAGCTCGACCAGGAAACCTTCTCGGCAAACGAGGAGGGCTCGCTCATGATCCGGGCGATGGGGCACTCGATGCTGCGTAAGGACGACCCGGAGCACTACATCGAGCGCCGCGCGTGGCAGCCGGTGCTGCGCCCTGGCATCGTGAAGCGCACCTGGACGCCGATCTTCGAGCGCAACACCGAGCGCTACCTCGACGAGTTCATCGAAAAGGGCCCCGGCGCCGACCTCGTATGGGACTTCGCCTCCCCCCTCGTCGCCGAGAACCTGCGCGCGGTAATTGGCCTGCACAACGCGACGCCGGAGGACTTGCAGCGCTGGTCGACGACGATGATCGCCGCGACTGGTAACTACGCGGACGACCCCGTGGTGTGGGCCAAGGGCGAGGCCTCGTACAACGAGGTGGACGCGGCCCTCGACGAGATGATCGAGTGGCACCGTGAGCACCCGGACGACAGCCTGCTCTCGGCGCTGCTGCGCCTGCCCGACTACCAGATGTCGATCGAGTCGATACGCGCGAACGTGAAGATGACGATCGGCGGCGGGCTGAACGAGCCGCGCGACGCGATCGGTGTTGCGGCCTGGGGCCTGCTGCAGAATCCCGAGCAGCTCGAGTTGATCCGCGCGGGTGAGGCGACGTGGGACAACGCGTTCGACGAGGCTATCCGTTGGGTCGCGCCGATCGGAATGTACTCGCGCCAGACGAAGCGAGACGTCGTCCTGCAAGGCGTGCACCTGCCCGAGGGCGCGAAGCTCGGTATCTCGCTGCTCGCCGCAAACCGCGACGAAAACCAGTGGCAGGATCCCGCACGCTTCGACGTCACGCGCTCCGGCGAAGGCACACACCTCGCATTCGGGAAGGGCGTGCACGTGTGCCTGGGCGCCTGGGTTGCTCGCGCAGAGGTTGCCGGCACCGCGCTGCCGCGCCTGTTCGACCGGCTGCCGGATCTCCAGCTCGACCCGGCGAACCCGGCCGAGGCAAGCGGCTGGGTCTTCCGCGGCATGTCAAAGATGCCGGTGCTCTGGACTCCCGAGGAACCGCAGCACCCCGCGGCCGACGGCCCCGCGCGCATCGCGATCGTTGGCTCGGGACCGTCTGGCTGCTACACCGCTCAGGCACTGCGCCGCCAGCTGCCCGACGCCGAGATCAACGTCATCGACCGCCTCGCCACCCCGTACGGACTCGTCCGGCACGGCGTCGCGGCCGACCACCAGGGCACCAAGGATGTGGCCAGCCAGTTCGCCCGCCTGTTCGAGAAAGACGGCGTGCAGTTCCTCGGCAACATCGAGATCGGTGACGCCAAGGGCGACCACTCGGGCGACATCAGCCTCGACTCGCTTCGCGGCGCCTTCGACGCGGTCGTGCTCGCCGGCGGGCTGCACGCGGATGCGCGACTCGACGTTCCAGGGGGAGACCTGGCGGGAGTCGTCGGTGCCGGACGCATCACGCGCCTGCTGAACGCACACGTGCACGAAGACCGCGAAATCCAGAGCCTCGGCCGGAGCATCGCGCTCGTCGGCCACGGCAACGTGGCCATGGACGTGATTCGTCTAGCGACAGCCGACGCGGCCGCGCTCGAGGGCTCCGACATCGACGATGAGGCCCGCGAGGCGCTCTTCGGCGAGACCGAGGTCATCCACGCCATCGGTCGCTCGCTTCCTGCTCTCGCGAAGTTCGACCCCGTCATGCTGCGCGAAATTGCGGAGCTCGAGGGCGTGGCCCACGTCGTGCACGGCGTGAGTGAGCAGTCGCTAGCCGACACGGGCGACGTACGCTCCGAGCTCATCCTTGAACTGATTCGCCGCGACCAGCCCGCCGAGCCGCGCGTCACCGTCGAATGGTGGTTTGGCTACTCACCGGCCCGCGTCGAGGGCATGGATTCCGTGACCGGACTTGAGATCGCGCACTGCGACGGCACCTGCCGCGAGCGGGTCGTGGCAAGCAGCATCGTGACCGCCATCGGCTTCCGCGCGGCGGCGGGGCAGGAGCTCGTATCGCTCAGCGACGAGGCCCGCGAGACCGGTCGGGTCGAGCCCGGCCTCTACGTCGCCGGCTGGGCGCGACGCGGCCCCCGCGGCACGATCCCGTCGCAGCGCACCGACTCGCGCGAGCTCGCCGAGGTCATCGTGGCGGATCTCACGAACGAGGCCGACAGTAGTTCCGCACGCAAGCCCGGCCGCAAGGCGCTCGGCCACGCGCTCGCCAAGGCGACGACGTATGACGGTTGGCTGCTCATCGACGCACACGAGGCGCGCCAGGCAAAGCCGGGCCGCGTCCGCGGCAAGATCACGGATGAGCGCGAGCTTCGCCTCATCGCGGGGTCGGCGCTAAGCCTCCCGCGGGACCGGAACGCATCCGGCTCGGAAGTCGCGCAGGCTGGCGAGCAGGGCGAGCCCATCACGATCGCGTTCGGCACCGAGTCCGGCAACGCCGAACTCGTCGCGGAGGAGCTCGCGGGCCACCTCGCCAACCGTCACGACGTGCGGGTCGTCGACTTCGCATCCTTGACCCCAGACGAGCTCGAGCGCGACCGCCTCCTCATGGTCGTCTGCTCGACCTACGGCGATGGCGAACTGCCGACCACTGTGCGCCCGTTCCACGAGCAGCTCGAGACGGAGCGCCCCGACCTGACGGACCTTACGTACGCGGTGTTCGGGCTCGGCGACCGCAGCTACCACACCACGTATTCGCGCGGCAGCGAGATCCTCGACGAGGCACTCCGTACGCGCGGCGCGCAGCGCGTCGGGGAATACGGCCGCCATGACGCAGGCGGCAGCGACCTCGCCCCGGCGCTGGCCATGGGCTGGGCGGATGCGCTGCTCGCTACGCGCTCGTCGCTCGTCGGTTCCGCGTAA
- a CDS encoding HtaA domain-containing protein translates to MTTQMAATQLPAPIQRAGLCWAVKSTFSTYVESMSDGEITVLDGAERLPDGAFFFPLQDAHDGDEGRVATFAGTVQFTGHRGMLAVAIGGIRLIDDGKHASLSIADSLMPEGRLTLVELSAREQSGDALRYPAPRLTEDGSDLFFENYPAGAEFEPIWFLAAN, encoded by the coding sequence ATGACCACGCAAATGGCAGCGACGCAGCTGCCCGCCCCGATCCAGCGGGCGGGACTCTGCTGGGCTGTGAAATCCACCTTCTCGACTTACGTCGAGTCAATGAGTGACGGTGAGATCACCGTGCTCGACGGCGCCGAGCGGCTGCCGGACGGTGCCTTCTTTTTCCCGCTGCAGGATGCGCACGACGGCGACGAGGGCCGCGTCGCGACGTTCGCGGGGACGGTGCAGTTCACCGGTCACCGCGGGATGCTCGCCGTCGCGATCGGCGGCATCCGGCTGATCGACGACGGCAAGCACGCGAGCCTCTCGATCGCCGATTCCCTCATGCCTGAGGGGCGGCTCACGCTCGTCGAGCTCTCGGCCCGCGAACAGTCGGGGGATGCGCTGCGCTACCCGGCGCCGCGACTCACCGAAGACGGCTCGGACCTCTTCTTCGAAAACTATCCCGCCGGCGCCGAGTTTGAACCAATCTGGTTCCTCGCCGCGAACTAA
- a CDS encoding glutamate-5-semialdehyde dehydrogenase — MTNQTAADATLDPALEAEVREIAKRAKVASRALQNATSGIKNDLLNAIADALVGSAEEIVAANTLDMERGRERGLTPGLLDRLELTTERVASIASALREVAGLPDPVGEIVRGSTLENGLKLKQVRVPMGVVGMIYEARPNVTVDAAALALKSGNAVILRGGSAALESNRKLVQIIGDTLEAQGLPRELVQTVDEYGREGGVALMRARGLVDVLVPRGGAALIQTVVLESLVPVIETGTGNVHIYVDASADLDKALPIVMNAKTQRVGVCNAAETLLVHEDVAEEFIPRAYAALTEASVNLHADDRTRNLVPGGAGIASATETDWETEYLSLDLAVKVVSSIDEAIEHIRTYSSGHTEVILTESLAASEQFVDEIDAAAIMVNASSRFTDGGMFGLGAELGISTQKLHARGPMGLAELTTTKWIVNGHGQVRP, encoded by the coding sequence ATGACGAACCAGACTGCTGCCGACGCCACGCTCGACCCCGCCCTCGAAGCCGAGGTGCGTGAGATTGCGAAACGTGCGAAGGTCGCATCCCGCGCGCTGCAGAACGCGACGAGCGGCATTAAGAATGACCTGCTGAACGCGATCGCGGATGCGCTCGTGGGAAGCGCTGAGGAGATCGTCGCGGCAAACACGCTCGACATGGAGCGCGGTCGCGAACGCGGCCTGACGCCGGGACTACTCGACCGGCTAGAGCTCACGACCGAGCGCGTCGCGAGCATCGCATCCGCACTGCGCGAGGTCGCGGGCCTGCCGGACCCGGTCGGCGAGATCGTCCGCGGTTCGACGCTCGAAAACGGCCTCAAGCTCAAGCAGGTGCGCGTGCCGATGGGCGTCGTCGGCATGATTTACGAGGCGCGGCCGAACGTCACGGTCGACGCCGCGGCGCTCGCGCTGAAGTCGGGCAACGCGGTCATCCTGCGCGGTGGCTCGGCGGCGCTCGAGTCGAACCGCAAGCTCGTGCAGATCATCGGGGACACCCTCGAGGCACAGGGGCTGCCCCGCGAGCTCGTGCAAACCGTCGACGAGTACGGGCGCGAGGGCGGCGTTGCGCTGATGCGCGCCCGCGGACTTGTGGACGTGCTCGTGCCGCGCGGTGGTGCTGCGCTCATCCAGACTGTCGTGCTCGAGTCGCTCGTGCCGGTGATTGAGACCGGCACCGGCAACGTGCACATCTACGTCGACGCCTCGGCGGATCTCGACAAGGCGCTGCCGATCGTCATGAACGCGAAGACGCAGCGCGTCGGCGTCTGCAACGCGGCCGAGACGCTGCTGGTGCACGAGGACGTCGCTGAGGAGTTCATCCCGCGCGCGTACGCCGCGCTCACCGAGGCGAGCGTGAACTTGCACGCCGATGACCGCACGCGCAACCTCGTCCCCGGCGGCGCTGGCATCGCATCCGCCACCGAGACCGACTGGGAGACGGAGTACCTCTCGCTCGACCTCGCTGTGAAGGTAGTCTCCTCGATCGACGAGGCGATTGAGCACATCCGCACCTACTCGTCGGGCCACACCGAGGTCATCCTCACCGAGTCGCTTGCCGCGAGCGAGCAGTTCGTCGACGAGATCGACGCCGCGGCAATCATGGTCAACGCGTCCTCGCGGTTCACCGACGGTGGCATGTTCGGCCTAGGAGCCGAACTCGGCATCTCGACGCAGAAACTCCACGCTCGAGGGCCGATGGGTCTCGCGGAGCTGACGACCACCAAGTGGATCGTGAACGGCCACGGTCAGGTCCGCCCGTAA
- a CDS encoding siderophore-interacting protein — MNQRPVNQRPARKPKPQTILEVLRREQLTPHMVRLYLGGENFAKFQANEFTDPYIKLYFVNPALGLEPPYDVAALRETLAPEDLPVTRTYTVRKVDAAEGSIAVDFVIHGEAGLAAPWAANVQPGEQVVFAGPGGGYAPDASVDWHLLAGDESALPAIASALEVMPGDATGVAIIEVGSEADEQPIDTPAGVEVRWVYRGEAEPGTSDVLVEAVRGLEWRDGRVQVFAHGEREAIKQLRDVFFKERGLERGQVSISGYWAYGSTEDKFQAEKREPIGQILPPTA; from the coding sequence GTGAATCAACGACCAGTGAATCAACGACCAGCACGCAAGCCGAAGCCGCAGACGATCCTCGAGGTGCTCCGCCGCGAACAGCTCACGCCCCACATGGTGCGCTTGTACCTCGGCGGCGAGAACTTCGCGAAGTTCCAGGCCAACGAATTCACCGACCCATATATCAAGCTCTACTTCGTCAACCCGGCGCTGGGGCTCGAGCCGCCCTACGACGTCGCCGCGCTGCGCGAGACGCTCGCGCCCGAAGATCTCCCCGTCACGCGCACGTACACCGTGCGGAAGGTCGACGCGGCCGAGGGCTCGATCGCCGTCGACTTCGTGATTCACGGCGAGGCGGGGCTTGCCGCACCCTGGGCCGCGAACGTCCAACCCGGCGAGCAAGTGGTGTTTGCTGGCCCCGGCGGTGGCTACGCGCCGGATGCGTCGGTCGACTGGCACCTTCTGGCCGGCGACGAATCGGCGCTGCCGGCCATCGCATCCGCCCTGGAGGTGATGCCCGGAGACGCGACTGGCGTCGCGATCATCGAGGTGGGCAGCGAGGCGGACGAGCAACCGATCGACACGCCCGCCGGCGTCGAGGTTCGCTGGGTGTACCGCGGCGAGGCAGAGCCGGGCACCTCGGATGTGCTGGTCGAGGCGGTGCGGGGCCTGGAGTGGCGAGACGGCCGCGTGCAGGTCTTCGCACACGGGGAACGCGAGGCGATCAAGCAGTTGCGCGACGTGTTCTTCAAGGAGCGCGGACTCGAGCGAGGCCAGGTCTCGATCTCTGGCTACTGGGCATACGGCAGCACCGAAGACAAGTTCCAGGCCGAGAAACGCGAACCGATCGGCCAGATTCTGCCGCCCACGGCATAG
- a CDS encoding diaminopimelate decarboxylase yields the protein MPHTPPSLDTLRTIAEQVPTPFHLYDAKGIRSNVRELQEAFEWNPGFMEYFAVKATPNPSILRLLKDLGCGVDCASYTELLLAHEVGFRGDEIMFSSNVTPAEDFELARELDVIINLDDISHIDFLAEHGGIPERISLRYNPGGDFSIGTKVMGNPAEAKFGMTPEQMPIAVRRLQELGVKQFGLHTFLSSNTTDSDYYPTIARMLFKLAVELHETCGAEFFLVNLSGGIGIGYEPGQPRADLARIGREVETAYNETIVPSGLGEVAVVTELGRFITGPNGWLVATAIHEKNIHKHYIGLDASASNLMRPSMYGSYHHITVAGREDAPETEVYDVTGALCENNDKFAIDRKLPPIELGDLVVIHDAGAHGHSMGHNYNGKLRSAEVLLEEDGGFQLIRRAETPRDYFATVAGLGVSADIGAEERDPLYAR from the coding sequence ATGCCGCACACCCCACCCTCACTCGACACCCTCCGCACCATCGCCGAGCAGGTCCCCACGCCGTTCCACCTCTACGACGCCAAGGGCATCCGGAGCAACGTCCGAGAGCTTCAGGAAGCGTTCGAGTGGAACCCGGGCTTCATGGAATACTTTGCGGTCAAGGCCACGCCGAACCCGTCCATCCTGCGCCTGCTGAAGGACCTCGGCTGCGGGGTCGACTGCGCGTCCTACACCGAGCTGCTGCTCGCGCACGAGGTTGGCTTCCGAGGCGACGAGATCATGTTCTCGTCAAACGTGACGCCGGCCGAGGATTTCGAGCTCGCGCGTGAGCTCGACGTCATCATCAACCTCGACGACATCTCGCACATCGATTTCCTCGCGGAGCACGGTGGGATTCCCGAGCGAATCTCGTTGCGCTACAACCCCGGCGGCGACTTCTCGATCGGCACGAAGGTCATGGGCAACCCCGCCGAGGCGAAGTTCGGGATGACCCCGGAACAGATGCCAATCGCGGTGCGCCGACTGCAGGAACTCGGCGTGAAGCAGTTCGGGCTTCACACCTTCCTGTCCTCGAACACAACCGATAGCGACTACTACCCGACGATCGCGCGGATGCTCTTCAAGCTGGCCGTGGAATTGCACGAGACCTGCGGGGCCGAGTTTTTCCTCGTCAACCTCTCGGGCGGCATCGGCATCGGCTACGAGCCCGGCCAGCCTCGGGCGGACCTCGCTCGAATCGGGCGGGAGGTCGAGACGGCGTATAACGAGACGATCGTGCCGTCGGGACTCGGCGAGGTTGCGGTCGTCACCGAACTCGGTCGGTTTATCACCGGCCCAAACGGCTGGCTGGTGGCGACCGCGATTCACGAGAAGAACATCCACAAGCACTACATCGGCCTCGATGCCTCGGCGTCGAACCTGATGCGCCCGTCGATGTACGGCTCCTATCACCACATCACCGTGGCGGGGCGTGAGGATGCGCCGGAGACCGAGGTCTACGACGTCACCGGCGCGCTGTGCGAGAACAACGACAAGTTTGCGATCGATCGGAAGCTACCGCCGATTGAGCTCGGCGACCTCGTGGTGATTCACGACGCCGGCGCGCACGGCCACTCGATGGGCCACAACTACAACGGCAAGCTCCGCTCGGCCGAGGTGCTACTCGAAGAGGATGGCGGCTTCCAACTCATCCGCCGGGCCGAGACACCGCGCGATTATTTCGCGACGGTGGCCGGCCTCGGCGTGAGCGCGGATATCGGGGCCGAAGAACGCGACCCGTTGTACGCACGCTAG